One segment of Oscillospiraceae bacterium MB08-C2-2 DNA contains the following:
- a CDS encoding DUF5711 family protein, translating into MANTTDFQKLRKKRQRKETLKRILILGGVALALASVVFLNSYLIDIGATTHLSDYISSLGGGGYPVSVPGGEIISVEGLDTDLAVLNDTNLYIYSPKGKIISSVQQMNSNSIMDVGGKRVLTYSIGSKRLAIHSRSQEVFAQDFPFGVQYASMNEQGYFAVVTSSQQYVSQVLVYDSSFKEIYQFFSAENIVTGVSVSPSGKMLAVACLNTQNGMLQSVLYLYRLNAEKEVAKILLTEELILNVDFAEDKRISVVTDKSWVNFSDTGLELNRYSFEDQPLISFRSQGKNMLFLLGQYKDTRSQDLAVVDTAGIQRAGLHSSDRIRDMALDSKNIYLLYDDGLYTYNYDFNETSAFHTRNISRIVPVKNRLYYLTDEEIAVLGLQP; encoded by the coding sequence ATGGCTAACACAACGGATTTTCAAAAACTGCGAAAAAAACGGCAGCGCAAAGAAACCCTCAAACGGATTTTGATTCTGGGTGGGGTTGCCTTGGCTTTGGCCAGTGTGGTTTTTCTCAACAGCTATCTGATTGATATTGGCGCAACCACCCACCTGAGCGATTATATCAGCTCACTGGGCGGGGGAGGCTATCCGGTTTCGGTTCCGGGCGGGGAGATTATAAGCGTGGAGGGGCTGGATACCGATCTGGCCGTGCTCAATGATACCAATCTGTATATTTACAGCCCCAAGGGTAAAATCATCAGCAGCGTTCAGCAGATGAATTCCAATTCCATTATGGACGTGGGCGGCAAGCGAGTTCTGACTTATTCCATCGGCTCAAAAAGGCTTGCAATCCACAGCCGTTCTCAAGAGGTTTTTGCACAGGATTTTCCTTTCGGAGTGCAGTATGCCTCGATGAATGAGCAGGGCTATTTTGCGGTGGTTACCTCCTCACAGCAGTATGTTTCGCAGGTGCTGGTCTATGACAGCTCCTTTAAGGAGATATACCAGTTTTTTTCCGCTGAGAACATTGTCACCGGGGTATCGGTTTCACCTTCCGGCAAAATGCTGGCGGTGGCCTGCCTCAACACCCAGAATGGCATGCTGCAATCGGTGCTCTATTTGTATCGGCTCAACGCCGAAAAAGAAGTGGCTAAAATCCTTTTGACTGAAGAATTGATTTTGAATGTGGATTTTGCCGAGGATAAGCGCATTTCGGTGGTAACCGATAAAAGCTGGGTCAATTTCTCCGACACCGGGCTGGAGCTGAACCGCTATTCCTTTGAAGATCAGCCTCTGATATCCTTCCGCTCACAGGGCAAAAACATGCTGTTCCTGCTGGGGCAATATAAAGATACCCGCAGCCAGGATTTGGCTGTGGTGGATACGGCCGGTATCCAGCGTGCGGGGCTGCACAGCTCCGACCGCATCCGGGATATGGCCTTGGATTCTAAAAATATCTACCTGCTCTATGACGATGGGCTTTATACTTATAACTACGATTTCAACGAGACCTCTGCATTTCACACCCGTAATATCAGCCGCATTGTACCGGTTAAAAACAGGCTCTATTACCTGACCGACGAAGAAATAGCGGTGCTGGGATTGCAACCGTGA
- the truA gene encoding tRNA pseudouridine(38-40) synthase TruA: MITLRYCGTRFHGFQVQKNALSVQEAFQDSVEQILGNRPDIKGCSRTDAGVHANMFCLSMLCESAIPCDKLVLALNRYLPEDVAVTACRDMPLDFHARYDCTGKRYVYRILNSRVKDPFSPGLSYRWPHPLDEAALSREAADYVGTYDFSSFCSTGGDLEDRVRTIYSAKVTRQGEYIHFTVTGDGFLYNMVRIMAGTLLFISMGRIPWGGIPEIIQSKNRELAGKTMPAQGLFLDEVFYDDRVRL; this comes from the coding sequence TTGATTACCCTGCGCTATTGCGGGACACGATTTCATGGCTTTCAGGTACAGAAAAATGCCCTTTCGGTTCAGGAAGCCTTTCAGGACAGTGTAGAGCAGATTTTGGGCAATCGCCCCGATATCAAGGGCTGCTCCCGCACCGATGCAGGGGTGCATGCCAATATGTTTTGCCTTTCCATGCTGTGTGAAAGCGCCATTCCCTGTGATAAGCTGGTGCTGGCTCTCAACCGTTATCTGCCCGAGGATGTGGCGGTGACCGCCTGCCGGGATATGCCGCTGGATTTTCACGCCCGGTATGACTGCACAGGCAAGCGCTATGTTTACCGCATCCTCAACAGCCGGGTCAAGGACCCCTTTTCCCCCGGGCTCAGCTACCGCTGGCCTCATCCGCTGGATGAAGCGGCTCTCAGCCGGGAAGCGGCGGATTATGTGGGAACCTATGATTTTTCCAGTTTCTGCTCCACAGGCGGGGATTTGGAGGATCGGGTGCGGACCATTTACAGCGCCAAGGTGACCCGGCAGGGGGAATATATCCACTTCACTGTTACCGGGGATGGCTTTCTTTACAATATGGTGCGCATTATGGCGGGCACGCTTCTGTTTATTTCAATGGGGCGGATTCCTTGGGGTGGCATACCGGAAATTATCCAAAGCAAAAACCGGGAGCTGGCCGGTAAAACCATGCCTGCACAGGGGCTTTTTTTGGATGAGGTTTTTTACGATGACCGGGTCAGGCTGTAG